A stretch of the Archangium violaceum genome encodes the following:
- a CDS encoding class I SAM-dependent methyltransferase: MSSDTQEQRVRQVYGEIAKAYEAFFPSLHRYEGRVEGFLAEAVVPGCRVLDVGCGPGHLTRALDPTVQVVGLDLSPEMIDLARRGRPTGEYRVHSYRDPIPEELGHFDVALAVGCLDFCDDLPRTLRHVSEALKPGGRFLFTVLERRPGLEGHEDARRQVQTADTEVTLYFESFEETARALEASKLLPRAYTHAPGWVQLTGQRTMYFGWWDVERC, encoded by the coding sequence ATGTCGAGCGACACACAGGAACAGCGCGTCCGTCAGGTCTACGGAGAGATAGCCAAGGCCTACGAGGCCTTCTTCCCCTCGCTGCACCGGTACGAGGGGAGGGTGGAGGGGTTTCTCGCGGAGGCGGTGGTACCCGGCTGTCGGGTGCTGGACGTGGGGTGTGGCCCGGGGCACCTGACGAGGGCGCTGGACCCGACCGTACAGGTCGTGGGCCTGGATCTCTCACCCGAGATGATCGACCTGGCGCGGAGGGGTCGGCCCACGGGCGAGTACCGGGTGCACAGCTACCGCGACCCCATCCCGGAGGAGCTCGGCCATTTCGACGTGGCGCTGGCGGTGGGGTGCCTCGACTTCTGCGACGATCTGCCGCGAACGCTGCGCCACGTGTCCGAAGCATTGAAGCCTGGAGGGCGCTTCCTCTTCACGGTGCTCGAGCGCCGCCCGGGGCTGGAGGGGCACGAGGACGCCCGGCGACAGGTCCAGACCGCGGACACGGAGGTGACGCTGTACTTCGAGTCCTTCGAGGAGACAGCCCGGGCCCTGGAGGCCTCGAAGCTCCTTCCCCGTGCCTACACCCATGCGCCCGGCTGGGTGCAGCTCACCGGGCAACGGACGATGTACTTCGGCTGGTGGGACGTGGAGCGGTGCTGA
- the icd gene encoding NADP-dependent isocitrate dehydrogenase, which translates to MAPPSGEKITLQNGKLFVPDHPIVPFIEGDGTGRDIWRASQAVFDAAVEKAYKGKKKISWFEVLAGEKAFKTVNNWLPDETVAAFREYLVGIKGPLTTPVGGGIRSLNVALRQLLDLYVCLRPVRYFKGVPSPVKTPEKVDMVIFRENTEDIYAGIEFEAGTPNAAKFLEILKKEFPKEFGKIRFPENVGLGVKPVSKEGSDRLIRAAIEYAIREKRKSVTFVHKGNIMKFTEGAFRKWGYELAAREFGDKVYTWDQWEATKAAKGEDAANAEQKAALAGGKILIKDSIADITLQQVLTRPDEFDVIATLNLNGDYLSDALAAQVGGIGIAPGGNINYVTGHAVFEATHGTAPKYADQDKVNPGSVILSGEMMLRHMGWNEAADLIITGMDKAIANKTVTYDFARLMRQEGQGSVTEVKCSEFGQAIIKNM; encoded by the coding sequence ATGGCCCCTCCGAGCGGCGAGAAGATCACCCTGCAGAACGGCAAGCTGTTCGTGCCGGATCACCCCATTGTCCCCTTCATCGAGGGTGACGGCACCGGCCGCGACATCTGGCGCGCCTCGCAGGCCGTGTTCGATGCGGCCGTGGAGAAGGCCTACAAGGGGAAGAAGAAGATCTCCTGGTTCGAGGTGCTGGCCGGCGAGAAGGCGTTCAAGACGGTCAACAACTGGCTGCCCGACGAGACGGTCGCCGCCTTCCGCGAGTACCTGGTGGGCATCAAGGGCCCGCTGACCACGCCCGTGGGCGGTGGCATCCGCTCGCTGAACGTGGCGCTGCGCCAGCTGCTGGACCTGTACGTCTGCCTGCGGCCCGTGCGCTACTTCAAGGGCGTGCCGAGCCCCGTGAAGACCCCCGAGAAGGTCGACATGGTCATCTTCCGGGAGAACACCGAGGACATCTACGCCGGTATCGAGTTCGAGGCGGGTACGCCGAACGCGGCGAAGTTCCTCGAGATCCTGAAGAAGGAGTTCCCGAAGGAGTTCGGGAAGATCCGCTTCCCGGAGAACGTGGGCCTGGGCGTGAAGCCCGTGTCGAAGGAGGGCAGCGACCGGCTCATCCGCGCCGCGATCGAGTACGCCATCCGCGAGAAGCGCAAGAGCGTGACCTTCGTGCACAAGGGCAACATCATGAAGTTCACGGAGGGCGCCTTCCGCAAGTGGGGCTACGAGCTGGCCGCCCGCGAGTTCGGCGACAAGGTCTACACCTGGGATCAGTGGGAGGCCACCAAGGCCGCCAAGGGTGAGGACGCCGCCAACGCCGAGCAGAAGGCCGCGCTGGCCGGTGGGAAGATCCTCATCAAGGACTCCATCGCGGACATCACCCTGCAGCAGGTGCTGACGCGTCCGGACGAGTTCGACGTCATCGCCACGCTCAACCTCAACGGTGACTACCTGTCGGACGCGCTGGCCGCGCAGGTGGGCGGCATCGGTATCGCGCCGGGCGGCAACATCAACTACGTCACCGGCCACGCCGTCTTCGAGGCCACCCACGGCACCGCGCCCAAGTACGCGGACCAGGACAAGGTGAACCCGGGCTCGGTCATCCTCTCCGGCGAGATGATGCTGCGCCACATGGGCTGGAACGAGGCCGCCGACCTCATCATCACGGGCATGGACAAGGCCATCGCTAACAAGACGGTCACCTACGACTTCGCCCGCCTGATGCGTCAGGAGGGGCAGGGCAGCGTGACCGAGGTGAAGTGCTCGGAGTTCGGGCAGGCCATCATCAAGAACATGTAG
- the mdh gene encoding malate dehydrogenase yields the protein MAHTKKKIGLIGGGQIGGNLALLAVQKQLGDVVLYDIPAAEGLVKGKALDINQLSAVDGYDCRVTGTTDWKDVAGSDVVIITAGVPRKPGMSREDLLDVNLKIMRDVAGNIKQHCPNAFVINVANPLDAMVFALQKISGLPKNMVVGMAGVLDTSRFKCFVAEALGSSIRDVEALVLGGHGDDMVPLVRHSTVGGVPLTQLIAKDKLDAIIDRTRKGGAELVALYKTGSAYFAPAASSIAMAESYLLDRKRVLPAAALLEGQYGINGYFFGVPVQIGAGGVEKIVEVELNEAEKAELNKSFDSVKKTVEGVKL from the coding sequence ATGGCTCACACCAAGAAGAAGATTGGCCTCATCGGCGGCGGTCAGATTGGCGGCAACCTGGCCCTGCTCGCGGTGCAGAAGCAGCTCGGCGACGTCGTCCTCTACGACATCCCGGCGGCCGAGGGCCTGGTCAAGGGCAAGGCGCTGGACATCAATCAGCTCTCCGCCGTGGACGGCTACGACTGCCGCGTGACCGGCACCACCGACTGGAAGGACGTGGCCGGCTCGGACGTGGTGATCATCACCGCGGGCGTGCCCCGCAAGCCGGGCATGAGCCGCGAGGACCTGCTCGACGTCAACCTGAAGATCATGCGGGACGTGGCGGGCAACATCAAGCAGCACTGCCCCAACGCCTTCGTCATCAACGTGGCCAACCCGCTGGACGCCATGGTGTTCGCGCTCCAGAAGATCTCCGGTCTGCCCAAGAACATGGTCGTCGGCATGGCGGGCGTGCTCGACACCAGCCGCTTCAAGTGCTTCGTCGCCGAGGCGCTCGGCAGCTCCATCCGCGACGTCGAGGCCCTGGTGCTCGGCGGCCACGGTGACGACATGGTTCCGCTCGTGCGTCACAGCACCGTGGGCGGCGTGCCCCTCACCCAGCTCATCGCCAAGGACAAGCTGGACGCCATCATCGACCGCACCCGCAAGGGCGGCGCCGAGCTGGTGGCCCTCTACAAGACGGGCAGCGCCTACTTCGCTCCCGCCGCCAGCTCCATCGCCATGGCCGAGAGCTACCTGCTCGACCGCAAGCGCGTCCTGCCGGCCGCCGCCCTGCTCGAGGGCCAGTACGGCATCAACGGCTACTTCTTCGGCGTCCCGGTGCAGATCGGCGCCGGCGGCGTGGAGAAGATCGTCGAGGTGGAGCTCAACGAGGCCGAGAAGGCCGAGCTCAACAAGTCCTTCGATTCGGTGAAGAAGACCGTCGAGGGCGTGAAGCTGTAG
- the sdhA gene encoding succinate dehydrogenase flavoprotein subunit, with protein MAAAARFTVVGGGLAGLMTTIKLAEAGYQVDILSLVPVKRSHSVCAQGGINGAVNTKGEGDSPDIHVKDTLRGGDFLAEQVSVKGMCYAAPGIIYLLDRMGVTFNRTSEGLLDFRRFGGTLHHRTAFAGATTGQQLLYALDEQVRRWESEGRVTKYEYWEWLGMVKDGTGRCIGSVAMDLRTNEIRTFPAEAVCLATGGPGIVFGRSTNSIINTGTAAGRAFMEGAIYSNGEFIQVHPTSIPGEDKLRLMSESVRGEGGRVWVPKKKGDTRDPKDIPESERWYFLEEKYPKYKNLVPRDVATREIFSVCRELGMGLGGQDAVYLDVTHIPAHVLTAKLGGVMEIYEKFVGDDPRHVPMKIFPGMHYSMGGLYVRFEADPQTQTPLVGSPVNQSTNIPGLYAAGEADFAYHGANRLGANSLLSCIYSGMIGGPAMVAFSKNNAKSATDADNQKYFAESKKFWEDRFATIKKMDGKENAYGLSRELGDLMTENCTVVRYNDRLKKTVEKIRDFKERWKNLNALDTGNVGNRSISYANQLWNMFELAEVIAKSALLRDESRGAHYKPEFSLPEPETKDPTKDPNWMALWKKRHEKWAKTTMARYSAEGPQISYEDLPTPVLDPEPRWYA; from the coding sequence ATGGCAGCAGCAGCGCGGTTCACGGTGGTGGGCGGCGGACTCGCCGGACTGATGACCACCATCAAGCTCGCCGAGGCCGGCTATCAGGTCGATATCCTGTCGCTCGTGCCGGTGAAGCGTTCCCACTCGGTCTGCGCCCAGGGCGGCATCAACGGCGCGGTGAATACCAAGGGCGAGGGTGACTCCCCGGACATCCACGTGAAGGACACGCTGCGCGGCGGAGACTTCCTCGCCGAGCAGGTCTCCGTGAAGGGCATGTGCTACGCGGCCCCGGGCATCATCTACCTGCTCGACCGCATGGGCGTGACCTTCAACCGGACGTCCGAGGGTCTCCTGGACTTCCGCCGTTTCGGCGGCACGCTGCACCACCGCACGGCCTTCGCGGGTGCCACCACCGGCCAGCAGCTGCTGTACGCGCTGGACGAGCAGGTGCGCCGCTGGGAGTCAGAGGGCCGCGTCACCAAGTACGAGTACTGGGAGTGGCTCGGCATGGTGAAGGACGGCACGGGCCGGTGCATCGGCAGCGTGGCCATGGATCTGCGGACCAACGAGATCCGCACCTTCCCGGCCGAGGCCGTGTGCCTCGCCACGGGTGGCCCGGGCATCGTCTTCGGGCGCTCCACCAACTCCATCATCAACACCGGAACCGCCGCGGGTCGCGCCTTCATGGAGGGCGCCATCTACTCCAACGGCGAGTTCATCCAGGTGCACCCCACCTCCATCCCGGGTGAGGACAAGCTGCGCCTGATGAGCGAGTCGGTGCGTGGCGAGGGTGGCCGCGTCTGGGTGCCCAAGAAGAAGGGCGACACCCGCGACCCGAAGGACATCCCCGAGAGCGAGCGCTGGTACTTCCTCGAGGAGAAGTACCCCAAGTACAAGAACCTCGTGCCGCGCGACGTGGCCACCCGCGAGATCTTCAGCGTGTGCCGCGAGCTGGGCATGGGTCTGGGCGGCCAGGACGCCGTGTACCTGGACGTCACGCACATCCCGGCCCACGTGCTCACCGCCAAGCTGGGCGGCGTGATGGAGATCTACGAGAAGTTCGTGGGTGATGACCCGCGCCACGTGCCCATGAAGATCTTCCCGGGCATGCACTACTCGATGGGCGGTCTGTACGTGCGCTTCGAGGCGGATCCGCAGACGCAGACGCCGCTGGTCGGCAGCCCCGTCAACCAGTCCACGAACATCCCCGGCCTCTATGCCGCGGGCGAGGCGGACTTCGCCTACCACGGCGCGAACCGCCTGGGCGCCAACTCGCTGCTCTCCTGCATCTACAGCGGCATGATCGGCGGCCCGGCCATGGTGGCCTTCTCCAAGAACAACGCCAAGAGTGCCACCGACGCGGACAACCAGAAGTACTTCGCCGAGTCGAAGAAGTTCTGGGAGGACCGCTTCGCCACCATCAAGAAGATGGACGGCAAGGAGAACGCGTACGGGCTCTCCCGCGAGCTGGGCGATCTGATGACGGAGAACTGCACCGTCGTCCGCTACAACGATCGCCTGAAGAAGACCGTGGAGAAGATCCGCGACTTCAAGGAGCGCTGGAAGAACCTCAACGCGCTCGACACCGGCAACGTGGGCAACCGGAGCATCTCGTACGCCAACCAGCTCTGGAACATGTTCGAGCTGGCCGAGGTCATCGCCAAGAGCGCGCTGCTGCGCGACGAGAGCCGCGGCGCCCACTACAAGCCGGAGTTCTCGCTGCCCGAGCCGGAGACGAAGGATCCGACGAAGGATCCCAACTGGATGGCGCTGTGGAAGAAGCGCCACGAGAAGTGGGCGAAGACGACCATGGCCAGGTACTCGGCCGAGGGCCCGCAGATCAGCTACGAAGACCTTCCCACGCCCGTGCTCGACCCCGAGCCGCGCTGGTACGCCTGA
- the sdhB gene encoding succinate dehydrogenase iron-sulfur subunit, with product MDTATAQAPVSTTTKHVTFRIWRQNGPDGAGHFDEFRVPYSKGANVVSCLMEIQRNPVTTDGRKVSPVIWDAACLEEVCGSCAMNINGRVRMACSALIDRIIGDGEPIITLEPMKKFPVTRDLAVNRDRMFDALKRVKAWINIDGTHNLGPGPRQSQGDHSVMYKLSTCITCGSCLEACPQVTIDNGFIGAAAISQARLFNMNPTGKMNAEERVRGLMGPGGIQDCGKAQNCVKVCPKEIPLTTSIAVMNREVTKQIVKDIFFDQGEEKKSTSGPG from the coding sequence ATGGACACCGCGACCGCGCAGGCACCTGTCAGCACCACCACGAAGCACGTCACCTTCCGCATCTGGCGGCAGAACGGTCCGGATGGGGCGGGGCACTTCGACGAGTTCCGCGTCCCGTACAGCAAGGGCGCGAACGTCGTCTCCTGTCTGATGGAGATCCAGCGCAACCCGGTCACCACCGACGGCCGCAAGGTCTCCCCGGTGATCTGGGACGCCGCCTGCCTCGAGGAGGTGTGCGGCAGCTGCGCCATGAACATCAACGGGCGGGTCCGCATGGCCTGCTCGGCGCTGATCGACCGCATCATCGGTGACGGGGAGCCCATCATCACCCTGGAGCCGATGAAGAAGTTCCCGGTCACGCGCGACCTGGCGGTCAACCGTGACCGCATGTTCGACGCGCTCAAGCGCGTGAAGGCGTGGATCAACATCGACGGCACGCACAACCTGGGCCCCGGTCCGCGCCAGTCCCAGGGGGACCACTCGGTGATGTACAAGCTGTCCACGTGCATCACGTGCGGCAGCTGCCTCGAGGCGTGCCCGCAGGTGACGATCGACAACGGCTTCATCGGCGCCGCCGCCATCAGCCAGGCCCGGCTCTTCAACATGAACCCCACCGGCAAGATGAACGCCGAGGAGCGCGTCCGGGGTCTCATGGGGCCGGGCGGTATCCAGGACTGCGGCAAGGCGCAGAACTGCGTGAAGGTGTGCCCGAAGGAGATCCCGCTCACCACCTCCATCGCGGTGATGAACCGCGAGGTGACCAAGCAGATCGTCAAGGACATCTTCTTCGACCAGGGCGAGGAGAAGAAGTCGACGAGCGGGCCGGGCTAG
- the sucC gene encoding ADP-forming succinate--CoA ligase subunit beta, with protein sequence MKIHEYQGKELFRKYGVPTPRGILALSPNEAEAAAKELATPVVVVKAQIHAGGRGKGGGVKLAKSPAEAKDLAKQMLGMKLKTIQTGPEGQTVHKVYIEEGLAIGQELYLGVTLDRATSRITFMASREGGVEIEEVAAHSPEKILRESVDPAVGFQDFQGRKLAFGLGLTGPTVNKFVQFCAALYKMYVETDSSLVEINPLVILKDGGVVALDAKVNFDENALYRHKDLLEYRDIAEEDPRETQAKEWDLAYIALEGNIGCMVNGAGLAMATMDTIKLVGGAPANFLDVGGGASKEKVTAAFKLILADPAVKAVLVNIFGGIMKCDVIAEGIIAAAKEVQLKVPLVVRLEGTNVEKGKDLLRNSGLAITPADNLRQAAEKAVAALK encoded by the coding sequence ATGAAGATCCACGAGTACCAGGGCAAGGAACTCTTCCGGAAGTATGGCGTCCCCACGCCGAGGGGAATCCTCGCGCTTTCGCCCAATGAGGCCGAGGCGGCCGCCAAGGAGCTGGCGACCCCGGTCGTCGTCGTGAAGGCGCAGATCCACGCGGGCGGTCGCGGCAAGGGCGGCGGCGTGAAGCTCGCCAAGAGCCCCGCCGAGGCGAAGGACCTCGCCAAGCAGATGCTGGGCATGAAGCTCAAGACGATCCAGACCGGGCCCGAGGGGCAGACGGTCCACAAGGTCTACATCGAGGAGGGCCTGGCCATCGGTCAGGAGCTGTACCTCGGCGTGACGCTGGATCGCGCCACCTCGCGCATCACCTTCATGGCCTCCCGTGAGGGCGGCGTGGAGATCGAGGAAGTGGCCGCCCACAGCCCGGAGAAGATCCTCCGCGAGTCGGTGGACCCGGCGGTGGGCTTCCAGGACTTCCAGGGCCGCAAGCTGGCCTTCGGCCTGGGCCTCACCGGTCCCACGGTGAACAAGTTCGTCCAGTTCTGCGCCGCGCTCTACAAGATGTACGTGGAGACGGACTCCTCCCTGGTGGAGATCAACCCGCTGGTCATCCTCAAGGATGGCGGCGTGGTGGCGCTCGACGCGAAGGTGAACTTCGACGAGAACGCGCTCTACCGGCACAAGGATCTGCTCGAGTACCGCGACATCGCCGAGGAGGATCCGCGCGAGACCCAGGCCAAGGAGTGGGACCTGGCCTACATCGCGCTGGAGGGCAACATCGGCTGCATGGTGAACGGCGCGGGTCTGGCCATGGCCACCATGGACACCATCAAGCTGGTGGGCGGCGCTCCGGCCAACTTCCTCGACGTGGGTGGCGGCGCGAGCAAGGAGAAGGTGACTGCCGCCTTCAAGCTGATCCTCGCCGACCCGGCCGTGAAGGCGGTGCTCGTCAACATCTTCGGCGGCATCATGAAGTGCGATGTCATCGCCGAGGGCATCATCGCCGCGGCGAAGGAAGTGCAGCTCAAGGTTCCGCTCGTGGTGCGGCTCGAGGGCACCAACGTGGAGAAGGGCAAGGATCTGCTGCGCAACTCCGGCCTCGCCATCACCCCCGCCGACAACCTCCGCCAGGCCGCCGAGAAGGCCGTCGCCGCGCTGAAGTAG
- the sucD gene encoding succinate--CoA ligase subunit alpha, with product MSILVNENTKVLCQGITGSAGSFHSKQMLEYGTKLVAGVTPGKGGTDFEGKVPVFNTVADAVKQTGANTSVVFVPPPFAADSIMEAADAGISLIIAITEGIPVNDMIKAKRYLQGRPGVRLIGPNCPGVITPGAQCKIGIMPGHIHKPGRIGVVSRSGTLTYEAVFQLTQLGLGQSTAVGIGGDPVNGTDFVDVLKLFNEDPETDAVIMIGEIGGDAEERGAEYVAREFTKPIAGFIAGQSAPPGKRMGHAGAIISGGKGTASEKIKAMESAGILMSASPAELGTTLQEAVKRGAPNKKR from the coding sequence ATGAGCATCCTCGTCAACGAGAACACGAAGGTCCTCTGCCAGGGCATCACCGGCTCGGCGGGCTCGTTCCACTCCAAGCAGATGCTGGAGTACGGCACGAAGCTGGTCGCCGGCGTCACGCCGGGCAAGGGCGGTACCGACTTCGAGGGCAAGGTCCCCGTGTTCAACACGGTGGCCGACGCGGTGAAGCAGACCGGCGCCAACACCTCGGTCGTCTTCGTTCCGCCTCCCTTCGCCGCCGACTCCATCATGGAGGCCGCCGACGCGGGCATCTCCCTCATCATCGCCATCACCGAGGGCATCCCCGTCAACGACATGATCAAGGCCAAGCGCTACCTGCAGGGTAGGCCGGGCGTGCGCCTGATCGGCCCCAACTGCCCCGGCGTCATCACCCCGGGCGCCCAGTGCAAGATCGGCATCATGCCGGGCCACATCCACAAGCCGGGTCGCATCGGCGTGGTGTCCCGCTCCGGTACGCTCACCTACGAGGCCGTGTTCCAGCTCACCCAGCTGGGCCTGGGCCAGTCCACCGCGGTGGGCATCGGCGGTGACCCGGTCAACGGCACGGACTTCGTGGACGTGCTGAAGCTGTTCAACGAGGACCCGGAGACCGACGCCGTCATCATGATCGGCGAGATCGGCGGCGACGCCGAGGAGCGCGGCGCCGAGTACGTGGCGCGCGAGTTCACCAAGCCCATCGCCGGTTTCATCGCCGGCCAGTCGGCTCCTCCGGGCAAGCGCATGGGCCACGCCGGCGCCATCATCTCCGGTGGCAAGGGCACGGCCTCGGAGAAGATCAAGGCCATGGAGTCCGCGGGCATCCTCATGTCCGCCAGCCCCGCCGAGCTCGGCACCACGCTGCAGGAGGCCGTCAAGCGCGGCGCTCCCAACAAGAAGCGCTAG
- the ndk gene encoding nucleoside-diphosphate kinase codes for MAIERTLSIIKPDGLQKGVIGKIISRFEEKGLKPVAIRLQQLSQAQAEGFYAVHKERPFFKDLVNFMISGPVVLMVLEGENAVLANRDIMGATNPANAAPGTIRRDFATSIDQNTVHGSDSLENAKIEIAYFFRETEIHGYDWTAKK; via the coding sequence ATGGCCATCGAGCGTACGCTGTCCATCATCAAGCCCGACGGGCTCCAGAAGGGCGTCATCGGCAAGATCATCTCCCGCTTCGAGGAGAAGGGTCTCAAGCCGGTCGCCATCCGCCTGCAGCAGCTGTCCCAGGCCCAGGCCGAGGGCTTCTACGCCGTCCACAAGGAGCGGCCCTTCTTCAAGGACCTGGTGAACTTCATGATCTCCGGCCCCGTGGTGCTGATGGTGCTGGAGGGTGAGAACGCCGTCCTGGCCAACCGCGACATCATGGGCGCCACCAACCCGGCCAACGCCGCCCCGGGCACCATCCGCCGCGACTTCGCCACCAGCATCGACCAGAACACGGTGCACGGTTCGGACAGCCTGGAGAACGCGAAGATCGAGATCGCGTACTTCTTCCGCGAGACCGAGATCCACGGCTACGACTGGACGGCCAAGAAGTAG
- the rlmN gene encoding 23S rRNA (adenine(2503)-C(2))-methyltransferase RlmN — protein MMQPEPTSANADITATSVPAQAPAPAKLVEVSSLTLEGLTRFLTEELGERAFRAGQLYRWIHQRGATSFDEMTDLSKVLREKLKQRAEIVPLVKDAEQRSVDGTIKYRWKTRDGRYIESVYMPSEDRKTLCVSTQVGCAMACSFCMTGTLGLKRNLTPGEIVAQVHAVNREVRKNEKLETLRPLSNLVFMGMGEPLHNFENLKTALSILQSEDGPNFSHRHITVSTVGLVPMIERFGQETDVKLAISLNASTDEQRSKTMPVNRKWNIAALLDACRKFPLRQGRRITFEYVLLRDFNDSDEDAYRLIELLKDIPAKVNLIPYNENPGLGFKTTMDERAERFRELLTEGHIAAFIRQNRGRDIAGACGQLANRGGENASETAQNPELP, from the coding sequence ATGATGCAGCCCGAGCCCACCAGCGCCAACGCCGACATCACGGCCACCTCCGTGCCCGCGCAGGCCCCCGCGCCCGCGAAGCTCGTGGAGGTCTCCAGTCTCACGCTGGAGGGCCTCACCCGCTTCCTCACCGAGGAATTGGGCGAGCGTGCGTTCCGTGCCGGCCAGCTCTACCGGTGGATCCACCAGCGCGGCGCCACGTCCTTCGACGAGATGACGGACCTCTCCAAGGTCCTGCGCGAGAAGCTCAAGCAGCGCGCGGAGATCGTCCCCCTGGTGAAGGACGCCGAGCAGCGCTCGGTGGACGGCACCATCAAGTACCGGTGGAAGACCCGGGATGGTCGCTACATCGAGTCCGTCTACATGCCCTCGGAGGACCGCAAGACGCTGTGCGTGTCCACCCAGGTGGGCTGCGCCATGGCGTGCAGCTTCTGCATGACGGGCACCCTGGGTCTCAAGCGCAACCTCACCCCGGGGGAGATCGTCGCCCAGGTGCACGCGGTCAACCGCGAGGTGCGCAAGAACGAGAAGCTGGAGACCCTGCGCCCGCTCTCCAACCTGGTCTTCATGGGCATGGGCGAGCCCCTGCACAACTTCGAGAACCTGAAGACGGCGCTCTCCATCCTCCAGTCCGAGGACGGGCCCAACTTCAGCCACCGCCACATCACCGTCTCCACCGTGGGCCTGGTGCCGATGATCGAGCGCTTCGGCCAGGAGACGGACGTGAAGCTCGCCATCTCGCTCAACGCGAGCACCGACGAGCAGCGCTCCAAGACGATGCCCGTCAATCGCAAGTGGAACATCGCGGCGCTGCTCGACGCCTGCCGCAAGTTCCCCCTGCGCCAGGGCCGTCGCATCACCTTCGAGTACGTCCTCCTGCGGGACTTCAACGACAGCGACGAGGATGCCTACCGCCTCATCGAGCTGCTCAAGGACATCCCCGCCAAGGTCAACCTCATCCCCTACAACGAGAACCCCGGGCTCGGCTTCAAGACGACCATGGACGAGCGGGCCGAGCGCTTCCGGGAACTGCTCACCGAGGGGCATATCGCCGCCTTCATCCGGCAGAACCGGGGCCGGGACATCGCCGGGGCCTGTGGGCAGCTGGCCAATCGGGGCGGAGAAAATGCGTCAGAAACGGCGCAAAACCCCGAGCTTCCTTGA
- the rpsP gene encoding 30S ribosomal protein S16 — protein sequence MAVVLRLARAGAKKKPYYHVVATDSRNPRDGKFIEAVGAYDPNHNPAKVEFDADRLEHWLKAGATPSETVGELIKRHKRAAAAKPTA from the coding sequence ATGGCCGTTGTTCTCCGTCTTGCCCGCGCGGGCGCCAAGAAGAAGCCGTACTACCACGTGGTGGCCACCGACTCCCGGAACCCCCGGGACGGCAAGTTCATCGAGGCCGTCGGCGCCTACGACCCCAACCACAACCCGGCCAAGGTGGAGTTCGACGCGGATCGCCTGGAGCACTGGCTGAAGGCCGGCGCGACCCCCTCCGAGACGGTGGGCGAGCTCATCAAGCGCCACAAGCGCGCCGCCGCCGCCAAGCCCACGGCCTAG
- a CDS encoding KH domain-containing protein, translating into MEQLIIYLARALVDQPDQVSLRASDVEGARLYELKVAPEDVGKVIGRDGRTVGALRTLLGAAAQKQGQKVRLEIQDDRRQQPQAAAPAPATAPQGQ; encoded by the coding sequence GTGGAGCAACTCATCATCTATCTCGCGCGGGCCCTGGTCGATCAACCCGATCAGGTGAGCCTGCGCGCGTCCGACGTGGAGGGGGCCCGGCTCTATGAGCTGAAGGTCGCCCCCGAGGACGTGGGCAAGGTCATCGGCCGCGATGGGCGCACTGTGGGTGCCCTCCGGACGTTGCTCGGTGCCGCGGCCCAGAAGCAGGGCCAGAAGGTCCGCCTGGAGATCCAGGACGACCGGCGCCAGCAGCCCCAGGCCGCGGCCCCCGCGCCCGCCACCGCCCCTCAAGGCCAGTGA
- the rimM gene encoding ribosome maturation factor RimM (Essential for efficient processing of 16S rRNA), translating to MTLKPHLELGYVARAHGLRGEVAVRPFDPESETLDYVERVLVRTRAGVERVLRIESVRPTPKEVLVVFEEVEGRNDAEALVGATVLAFREDLEPPAEDEYFQGDLVGLTAVDESGNVLGRVEELWSTGEVPNLVIRAEGKEELVVPFADDFVSTVDIAGGRLVVKPPEYLEVGGEEREGGED from the coding sequence GTGACGCTCAAACCCCATCTCGAGCTGGGCTATGTGGCCCGCGCCCATGGTCTCCGGGGAGAAGTGGCCGTTCGCCCCTTCGATCCGGAGTCCGAGACGCTCGACTACGTCGAGCGTGTGCTCGTGCGCACGCGTGCTGGCGTGGAGCGCGTCCTGCGCATCGAGTCCGTCCGCCCCACCCCCAAGGAAGTCCTCGTCGTTTTCGAGGAGGTGGAGGGCCGCAACGACGCCGAGGCGCTGGTGGGGGCCACGGTGCTCGCCTTCCGTGAGGACCTCGAGCCTCCCGCCGAGGACGAGTACTTCCAGGGCGACCTGGTGGGGCTCACCGCCGTGGACGAGTCCGGCAACGTGCTCGGCCGCGTGGAGGAGCTCTGGAGCACCGGCGAGGTGCCCAACCTCGTCATCCGCGCCGAAGGCAAGGAAGAGCTGGTGGTGCCCTTCGCCGACGATTTCGTCTCCACCGTGGACATCGCGGGTGGGCGGCTCGTGGTGAAGCCCCCGGAGTACCTGGAGGTCGGCGGGGAGGAGCGGGAAGGGGGCGAGGACTGA